GCGCAGGAAACCTATCAGGGTGCGCGCGGCCTGCCGCCGGAGTTCATCGAGCAGCTGGAGCGTGAATTCGGTTTCGACAAACCTCCGGTCGAACGGTTCCTGTCCATGCTGTGGAACTATCTGCGCTTCGATTTCGGCAGCAGCTGGTTCCGCTCGGTCAGCGTCATCGATCTGGTGCTGGAAAAGATGCCGGTCTCGATCACGCTGGGGCTGTGGTCCACGCTGCTGGCCTATCTGATCTCGATCCCGCTTGGAATCCGCAAGGCGGTGCGCGACGGGTCGCGGTTCGACACATGGACCTCGGGCGTCATCATCATGGCCTATGCGATCCCGGCCTTCCTGTTTGCGGTGCTGCTGATGGTGCTGTTCGCCGGCGGCAGCTACTGGAAGATCTTTCCCCTGCGCGGGCTGACCAGCGACAATTTCGCCGACCTGTCGCTGCTGGGCAAGATCAAGGATTACGCATGGCACGCCACGCTGCCGGTCGTGGCCTCGACCATTTCCAGCTTTGCCACGCTGACGCTGCTGACCAAGAACAGCTTTCTGGACGAGATCAACAAGCAATATGTGATGACCGCCCGCGCCAAGGGGCTGACACAGGGCCGCGTCCTTTACGGCCATGTGTTCCGCAACGCCATGCTGATCGTGATCGCGGGTTTTCCGGCGATGTTTCTGGGCGTGTTCTTCGGCGCCAGCATCCTGATCGAGACGATCTTTTCGCTGGACGGCCTTGGGCGGTTGGGCTTCGAGGCTGCGGTGCAACGCGACTATCCGGTGATCTTCGGCACGCTTTACGTCTTCGGGCTGATGTCGCTGGTCGTCGGCATCCTGTCAGACATGATGTATGTCTTCGTCGATCCGCGCATCGATTTTGAATCGAGGGCGGGCTGATGGCGTTGTCGGAACTGAACCGCCGCCGCTGGCGCAATTTCCGCCGCAACAA
The Paracoccus alcaliphilus DNA segment above includes these coding regions:
- a CDS encoding microcin C ABC transporter permease YejB, which encodes MGAYILRRLLLIIPTLIGIMLVNFTLTQFVPGGPIEQIAAQVQGQGDVFANIAGAGGETGGGAQETYQGARGLPPEFIEQLEREFGFDKPPVERFLSMLWNYLRFDFGSSWFRSVSVIDLVLEKMPVSITLGLWSTLLAYLISIPLGIRKAVRDGSRFDTWTSGVIIMAYAIPAFLFAVLLMVLFAGGSYWKIFPLRGLTSDNFADLSLLGKIKDYAWHATLPVVASTISSFATLTLLTKNSFLDEINKQYVMTARAKGLTQGRVLYGHVFRNAMLIVIAGFPAMFLGVFFGASILIETIFSLDGLGRLGFEAAVQRDYPVIFGTLYVFGLMSLVVGILSDMMYVFVDPRIDFESRAG